A single window of Brevundimonas naejangsanensis DNA harbors:
- a CDS encoding amidohydrolase, which yields MNSGIQNMKFTSLTAITVALSCLAGTSAWAAELPAAQQSAIIDSVERGREHLGATALAIWEFAEVGYQETQSSALLQQDLTAAGFTITAGIAGQPTAFVASFKNGKGPVIALLAEFDALPGLSQAVSPVEQSLHAIAGHGCGHNLFGAASSHAAIAVRQWMIDNNIKGELRLYGTPAEEGGSAKAFMVRDGLFNDVDVALHWHPATVNSASQGTTKANVSGKFRFYGTSSHASGAPDRGRSALDAVEAMNAMANMMREHIPDGTRIHYVITDGGEAPNVVPNYAESYYYVRHGDPEVVLSVIERLKKAAEGAALGTETRYEFQQIGGVYSMMPNGALMSVMDRNLHRVGGITWTPEETAFASKLQQTLASQPPLSSVGEIQPAKLSFDGAGGSTDVSDVSWVVPTVGLATATFVPGSAGHSWQNTAAAGSSIGVKGAVVAAKTLALTAAELFVSPETIAAATTELHERRGADFVYRPLVGDGPPQLNYRGDGK from the coding sequence ATGAACAGCGGAATCCAGAATATGAAATTCACCAGTCTTACCGCCATCACCGTCGCTCTATCATGTCTTGCGGGCACATCGGCGTGGGCGGCTGAACTGCCGGCGGCGCAGCAGTCCGCCATCATCGACAGCGTCGAGCGTGGCCGCGAGCATCTGGGGGCCACTGCTCTGGCCATATGGGAGTTCGCCGAGGTCGGCTATCAGGAAACCCAGAGCTCAGCCCTCCTGCAGCAGGATCTGACGGCCGCCGGCTTCACCATCACCGCAGGCATCGCCGGCCAACCCACCGCATTCGTCGCCAGCTTCAAGAACGGCAAGGGCCCGGTGATCGCCCTGCTGGCTGAATTCGACGCCCTGCCCGGCCTGTCTCAGGCTGTATCGCCCGTCGAACAATCCCTGCATGCGATCGCCGGTCACGGTTGCGGCCACAACCTGTTCGGCGCGGCCTCCAGCCATGCCGCCATCGCTGTCCGCCAATGGATGATCGACAACAACATCAAGGGCGAACTGCGCCTCTATGGCACGCCCGCCGAAGAAGGAGGCTCGGCCAAGGCCTTCATGGTCCGTGACGGCCTGTTCAATGACGTGGACGTCGCGCTCCATTGGCACCCGGCAACCGTCAACAGCGCCAGCCAGGGAACGACCAAGGCCAATGTCAGCGGTAAATTCCGCTTCTACGGCACGTCGTCGCACGCGTCCGGCGCGCCGGATCGCGGACGTTCGGCCCTGGACGCGGTCGAGGCGATGAACGCCATGGCCAACATGATGCGCGAGCACATTCCTGACGGCACGCGCATCCACTACGTCATCACCGATGGCGGCGAAGCGCCCAACGTGGTGCCCAACTATGCGGAATCCTACTACTACGTCCGTCACGGCGACCCAGAGGTCGTCCTGTCAGTCATCGAACGGCTGAAGAAGGCCGCCGAGGGCGCCGCCCTGGGCACCGAAACCCGATATGAGTTCCAGCAGATCGGCGGCGTCTACAGCATGATGCCCAACGGCGCGCTGATGAGCGTCATGGACCGCAACCTGCACCGCGTCGGCGGCATCACATGGACGCCCGAGGAAACGGCTTTCGCAAGCAAGCTCCAGCAGACCCTGGCCAGCCAGCCGCCCCTGTCGAGCGTCGGTGAAATCCAGCCCGCCAAGCTGAGTTTCGATGGCGCAGGCGGGTCGACCGATGTGTCGGACGTCAGTTGGGTCGTTCCCACCGTCGGCCTGGCGACCGCTACATTCGTGCCCGGCTCTGCGGGCCACAGCTGGCAGAACACCGCCGCCGCAGGCTCCAGCATTGGCGTTAAAGGCGCCGTCGTCGCAGCCAAGACCTTGGCCCTGACGGCGGCTGAACTGTTCGTCAGCCCCGAAACGATCGCTGCGGCGACTACCGAGCTCCATGAACGTCGCGGTGCGGATTTCGTCTATCGCCCCCTGGTCGGTGACGGCCCGCCCCAACTGAACTATCGCGGCGACGGCAAATAG
- the glnA gene encoding type I glutamate--ammonia ligase: MSAAEKILQEIKDKDVQYVDLRFTDTRGRVHHVTFDIGMVDEEFLEDGTMFDGSSIAGWKTINESDMLLKPDLSSAFIDPFYQQTTLFMFCDVLNPDTAEPYNRDSRSMAKKALAYVQSSGVGDTVFFGPEAEFFVFDDVRWNTAPHDTRYSFDSTELPANTGAEYAEGNLGHRPGPKGGYFPVNPVDSGQDLRGEMLAVMKDLGLDPEKHHHEVAPAQHELGLKFSDLLTMADRMQLYKYVIHNVAHAYGKSATFMAKPMFGDNGSGMHVHMSIWKDGKPQFAGDKYAGLSQECLWYIGGIIKHAKAINAFANSTTNSYKRLVPGYEAPVKLAYSASNRSASIRIPHVTSAKAKRLEARFPDPMGNPYLTFVALLMAGLDGIENRIDPGAAADKNLYDLPPEERHSIPEVAGSLREALEALDADRAFLKKGGVMDDDFIDSYITLKQEEVARLQLHPHPVEFDMYYSC, translated from the coding sequence ATGAGCGCCGCCGAAAAGATCCTGCAGGAGATCAAGGATAAGGACGTCCAGTACGTCGATCTCCGTTTCACCGACACGCGCGGTCGGGTCCATCACGTCACCTTCGACATCGGCATGGTCGATGAGGAATTCCTCGAAGACGGCACCATGTTCGACGGCTCCTCGATCGCCGGCTGGAAGACCATCAACGAGTCCGACATGCTGTTGAAGCCGGACCTGTCGAGCGCCTTCATCGACCCCTTCTACCAGCAGACCACCCTGTTCATGTTCTGCGACGTGCTGAACCCGGACACCGCCGAGCCCTACAATCGCGACAGCCGCTCGATGGCCAAGAAGGCCCTGGCCTATGTCCAGTCGTCCGGCGTGGGCGATACCGTCTTCTTCGGTCCCGAAGCCGAGTTCTTCGTGTTCGACGACGTGCGCTGGAACACGGCGCCGCACGACACCCGCTACAGCTTCGACTCCACCGAGCTGCCCGCCAACACCGGCGCCGAATACGCCGAGGGCAACCTGGGCCACCGTCCGGGGCCCAAGGGCGGCTACTTCCCGGTCAACCCGGTCGATTCGGGTCAGGATTTGCGCGGCGAAATGCTGGCGGTCATGAAGGATCTGGGCCTCGACCCTGAGAAGCACCACCACGAAGTCGCCCCTGCCCAGCACGAGCTGGGCCTGAAGTTCAGCGACCTGCTGACCATGGCCGACCGGATGCAGCTGTATAAGTATGTGATCCACAACGTGGCCCACGCCTATGGCAAGTCGGCGACCTTCATGGCCAAGCCGATGTTTGGCGACAACGGCTCGGGCATGCACGTCCACATGTCGATCTGGAAGGACGGCAAGCCTCAGTTCGCCGGCGACAAATACGCCGGCCTGTCGCAGGAATGCCTGTGGTACATCGGCGGGATCATCAAGCACGCCAAGGCCATCAACGCCTTCGCCAACTCGACCACCAACTCCTACAAGCGTCTGGTGCCCGGCTATGAGGCGCCGGTGAAGCTGGCCTATTCGGCGAGCAACCGCTCGGCCTCGATCCGCATCCCGCACGTCACCTCGGCCAAGGCCAAGCGTCTGGAAGCGCGCTTCCCCGACCCGATGGGCAACCCCTATCTGACGTTCGTGGCCCTGCTGATGGCGGGTCTGGACGGGATCGAGAACCGCATCGATCCGGGCGCGGCCGCCGACAAGAACCTGTACGATCTACCGCCCGAAGAGCGTCATTCGATCCCCGAGGTCGCCGGTTCGCTGCGCGAGGCTCTGGAAGCCCTCGACGCCGACCGCGCCTTCCTCAAGAAGGGCGGCGTCATGGATGACGACTTCATCGACAGCTATATCACCCTGAAGCAGGAAGAAGTCGCCCGGCTGCAACTGCACCCGCACCCGGTGGAGTTCGACATGTACTACAGCTGCTGA
- a CDS encoding TonB-dependent receptor domain-containing protein, whose amino-acid sequence MAGAAHAQEDQSETATHVSDIIVTGSRVARPDYVANSPIVSVSTEAIEDTGQVSVERALTQLPQFTGAFGQASTGSSTTTLNAGQANASLRGLGPKRTLILLDGRRMQPSSPDGSIDLNTLPDALIGNVEVITGGASTAYGSDATAGVVNFRLRNIEGLTLSSQYGVSEYGDGEQFRATVTAGQRFAEGRGRAMVSVDYSQREPALQSDRPFNIMRTPQNGTATLDSGAMLFPGNAPSAAVVNNLFRNVYGTSPITGSATYTGQLGFNLDGTLFSHVTPVGNYFVENYRDPETDTQYIAGSRKQLNFGWPNSQVVNTNDRVTVFSKLDYDVTDNTSVFAQATFTSYDALTFFNPTLASGAAYALSAPVTNPFLTPDARLILASRPNPNGDFTFQKAFTAAGDRLQTNTYDVYQIVLGADGVLPYRDWTWDTFASVGQTKTNNIQHGALSKSAVVNLLYDPFGGAGGSRMEYDPVTGASVGMVAYPVLCEGGANFFGNHALSQSCMDYMTRRTSNTNEMKQRVAELNLQGGLFNLPAGEVRVATGLGYRYNSFQYNSDELYNIPGVGSDILGYSVLRPSGGNTSVSEIYFEALVPILKDMPMAREVNMNLGYRYSDYSSVGGVSAYKVDVDWSVIDSLRLRGGYNRSVRAPSVGELYAPESSGSTGIGSPSAATPFGGDPCDVRSGYRGGFGQSGANAAKVEALCAAMGVPAGVLPTYQFGSTQVFALTGGNPNLQEETTDTYSIGAVIQSPFSSPLLERISTSIDWYAIEVTGAVGNLPIIQTMENCFNLNGANPTYDVNNYYCQVMGKRNPTTGFLFEPGQPALNLGAFKVSGVDLQIDWSFDLADVGLPASAGSLSLGTVVSYVDKFEIQNLPGGPSYNYAGSRGTAVEEGAGLAHPDWKANTTLAYTRDWLNISLRWRHTAAMISAEQVRNAASTTRGVDSYDVFDLNGRFTLPKDLSVRVGVSNLLNETPPQVGNFAGSYDGQNYDTLGRYYSISVTKSF is encoded by the coding sequence ATGGCCGGTGCAGCACACGCCCAGGAAGATCAGTCTGAAACCGCGACCCATGTGAGCGATATCATCGTCACTGGCTCGCGGGTGGCGCGCCCGGACTATGTGGCCAACAGCCCGATCGTCTCCGTCTCGACCGAGGCTATCGAAGACACGGGCCAGGTGTCTGTCGAGCGCGCCCTGACGCAGTTGCCGCAATTCACCGGCGCCTTCGGTCAAGCCAGCACGGGCAGCAGCACCACGACCCTGAACGCCGGCCAGGCCAACGCCAGCCTCAGAGGCCTGGGCCCCAAGCGCACGCTGATCCTGCTGGACGGTCGCCGGATGCAGCCGTCGTCTCCGGACGGCTCGATCGACCTGAACACCCTGCCTGACGCCCTGATCGGCAACGTCGAAGTCATCACCGGCGGCGCCTCGACCGCCTACGGTTCGGACGCCACGGCGGGCGTGGTCAACTTCCGGCTGCGCAACATTGAGGGCCTGACGCTCAGCAGCCAGTACGGCGTCAGCGAATACGGCGACGGCGAGCAGTTCCGCGCGACCGTCACCGCCGGTCAACGATTCGCGGAAGGTCGCGGCCGCGCCATGGTCTCGGTCGACTACTCCCAACGCGAGCCTGCGCTTCAGAGCGATCGGCCGTTCAATATCATGCGAACGCCCCAGAACGGCACGGCGACGCTCGATTCCGGGGCCATGCTCTTTCCCGGAAACGCGCCCAGCGCCGCTGTGGTCAACAACCTGTTCCGCAATGTCTATGGCACCAGTCCCATCACCGGTTCAGCGACCTACACGGGCCAACTGGGGTTCAATCTGGACGGCACCCTGTTCAGCCACGTGACGCCAGTCGGCAACTATTTTGTCGAGAACTACCGCGACCCGGAGACGGACACCCAATACATCGCCGGCAGCCGCAAACAGCTCAACTTCGGCTGGCCCAACAGCCAGGTCGTGAACACCAACGACCGCGTCACGGTCTTCTCCAAGCTTGATTACGACGTCACCGACAACACCTCGGTCTTCGCCCAGGCGACCTTCACCAGCTATGACGCGTTGACCTTCTTCAACCCGACCCTGGCGTCGGGCGCGGCCTATGCGCTGAGCGCGCCGGTCACCAACCCCTTCCTGACGCCTGACGCCCGGCTGATCCTGGCGTCACGCCCCAATCCCAACGGCGACTTCACCTTCCAGAAGGCCTTCACCGCCGCCGGCGACCGCCTACAGACCAACACCTATGACGTCTATCAGATCGTCTTGGGCGCAGATGGCGTCCTGCCGTACCGCGACTGGACGTGGGATACCTTCGCAAGCGTGGGGCAAACCAAGACCAACAACATCCAGCACGGCGCGCTCAGCAAATCCGCCGTCGTGAACCTGCTGTACGATCCGTTCGGCGGCGCGGGCGGTTCGCGGATGGAATACGACCCCGTGACAGGCGCTTCCGTGGGCATGGTCGCCTATCCCGTGCTCTGCGAGGGCGGAGCCAACTTCTTCGGCAACCATGCGCTTTCCCAAAGCTGTATGGACTATATGACCCGCCGGACCTCGAACACCAACGAGATGAAACAGCGGGTCGCCGAACTGAACCTGCAGGGCGGGTTGTTCAACCTTCCGGCCGGGGAAGTCCGCGTGGCGACTGGTCTCGGCTATCGCTACAACTCCTTCCAGTACAACTCCGATGAACTTTACAATATTCCAGGCGTCGGCAGCGACATCCTGGGCTACAGCGTCCTGCGTCCTTCCGGCGGCAACACCAGTGTCAGCGAGATCTACTTCGAAGCCCTGGTCCCCATTCTGAAGGACATGCCGATGGCTCGCGAGGTCAACATGAACCTCGGCTATCGCTATTCCGACTACAGCAGCGTGGGCGGCGTCAGCGCCTATAAGGTCGATGTCGACTGGAGCGTCATAGACTCCCTGCGTCTGCGCGGCGGTTACAATCGCTCTGTGCGCGCGCCCAGCGTCGGCGAGCTCTACGCCCCCGAATCTTCGGGCAGCACGGGCATCGGCAGCCCCAGCGCGGCGACGCCGTTCGGCGGCGATCCCTGCGATGTCCGCTCCGGCTATCGCGGCGGCTTCGGTCAGAGCGGCGCCAACGCCGCCAAGGTCGAGGCTCTGTGCGCGGCCATGGGCGTGCCTGCGGGCGTGCTTCCGACCTATCAGTTCGGCTCGACCCAGGTGTTCGCTCTCACCGGCGGCAACCCCAACCTGCAGGAAGAAACCACTGACACCTACTCGATCGGCGCCGTCATCCAGTCGCCGTTCTCTTCGCCGCTTCTGGAGCGGATCTCGACCTCGATCGACTGGTACGCGATCGAAGTCACCGGCGCGGTCGGCAACCTGCCGATCATCCAGACCATGGAGAACTGCTTCAACCTGAATGGCGCCAACCCCACCTATGACGTGAACAACTACTACTGTCAGGTCATGGGCAAGCGTAACCCGACCACAGGATTCCTGTTCGAGCCGGGCCAGCCCGCGCTGAACCTTGGCGCCTTCAAGGTCAGCGGCGTCGACCTGCAGATCGACTGGTCGTTTGACCTGGCTGACGTCGGCCTGCCCGCCTCGGCCGGCAGCCTGTCTCTGGGCACCGTGGTCAGCTATGTCGACAAGTTCGAGATTCAGAACCTGCCGGGCGGCCCGTCCTACAACTATGCAGGCAGCCGCGGCACCGCTGTCGAAGAGGGCGCCGGTCTGGCCCACCCCGACTGGAAGGCCAATACGACCCTCGCCTACACGCGGGACTGGCTGAACATCAGCCTGCGGTGGCGTCATACCGCCGCAATGATCAGCGCCGAACAGGTGCGCAATGCGGCCAGCACGACCCGAGGCGTCGATTCCTATGACGTCTTCGACTTGAACGGCCGCTTCACCCTGCCGAAAGACCTTAGCGTGCGAGTGGGCGTCTCCAACCTGCTCAACGAAACGCCGCCTCAGGTGGGCAACTTCGCCGGCAGCTATGATGGCCAGAACTACGACACGCTCGGCCGCTACTACTCAATCTCGGTCACCAAGAGCTTCTAA
- a CDS encoding M14 family metallopeptidase, with protein sequence MAQPATAATPASDIVTAPERFFPQPPGTDYFLADYDQYERYLQRLAGESDRMKLQSFGTSAEGRTQWMAIVSSPENLANLDRYRDISRRLARAEDLTAEQAADLAREGKAIVWIDAGLHATETVTTQGQIQIIHRLLSQNDAETRRTLDDVIILFGHANPDGLQLVADWYMRNEDPLKREFNSIPRLYQKYVGHDNNRDSYMSLMPETENINRVHYREWFPQIVFNQHQTGPRGMVVFIPPFRDPFNYNFDPLVMTTTTEVGTIMHSRLISEGKAGSGMDSVAPYSTWHNGMYRSAPYFHNMVGILTEIIGGPTPEAIPLIPETQLARNDEPMPISPRMWRLQDSIDYQWSMNRAVIDYASRNRERLLMGIYQMGANSIERGSEDSWTITPQKVDDLKAAATTTDRGAINAGLFDTVLKTAENRDPRGFIINPEEQRDLPTTVAFLNALMKSGVDVEVASAPFTVGAKRYPQGAYVVKTAQAFRPHVLDMFEPQDHPHNTEYPGGPPKLPYDVAGYTLAYQMGVTFDRVLDGFDGPFTRAGDLLAAPPGAVIGSGRAGFVIPHEVNNSFILTNRLLKAGASVEWLENGAKVGRTQLQPGALWVQASHESTAAVRAAVGELGFNAYAVDRKPAGGSIALKPVRVGLVDRYGGVMSAGWTRWLLEQYEFPFEVVYPQTLSAGNLNERFDVLVFTDGTTPALDHAAYRPQRNQPLPQAEDIPEAYRAWLGEVTADGAVPQIAEFARNGGSVITIGGANRLAHLLGAPIAPALVKEENGTQRPLATTEFFLPGSILSAKVDNTDPLAFGMPAQADVFFANGQTYRIAGEGAKSVAWFDTDAPLRSGWAHHQELLKDTSAVVQVDIGKGKLFVYGVEVLQRAQPAGTFRLFFNGLLYGPAAAAD encoded by the coding sequence TTGGCTCAACCCGCGACGGCGGCCACGCCGGCTTCGGACATCGTGACGGCGCCTGAGCGCTTTTTCCCCCAGCCTCCCGGCACGGACTACTTCCTTGCCGACTATGATCAGTATGAGCGTTATCTTCAGCGCCTGGCCGGCGAATCTGACCGGATGAAGCTGCAGAGCTTCGGAACCTCCGCTGAAGGACGCACCCAGTGGATGGCGATCGTGTCTTCGCCTGAAAACCTGGCCAATCTGGATCGTTATCGCGACATTTCCCGGCGCCTGGCTCGCGCTGAAGACCTGACCGCAGAACAGGCGGCGGACCTGGCGCGGGAAGGCAAGGCCATTGTCTGGATCGACGCCGGCCTGCACGCCACCGAGACCGTCACCACGCAAGGCCAGATCCAGATCATCCACCGGCTGCTGTCCCAGAACGACGCCGAGACCCGGCGCACGCTCGACGATGTCATCATCCTGTTCGGCCACGCCAACCCGGACGGCCTGCAACTGGTGGCCGACTGGTATATGCGCAACGAAGACCCGCTGAAGCGCGAGTTCAACTCTATCCCGCGCCTGTATCAGAAGTATGTGGGCCACGATAACAACCGCGACTCCTACATGTCGCTGATGCCCGAGACCGAAAACATCAACAGGGTCCACTATCGCGAGTGGTTCCCCCAGATCGTCTTCAATCAACACCAGACCGGCCCGCGCGGCATGGTGGTGTTCATTCCGCCCTTCCGTGACCCGTTCAACTACAACTTCGACCCGCTGGTGATGACCACGACCACCGAGGTCGGGACCATCATGCACAGCCGCCTGATCTCTGAAGGCAAGGCCGGATCAGGGATGGACAGCGTCGCCCCCTACTCGACCTGGCACAACGGCATGTATCGGTCGGCCCCCTATTTCCACAACATGGTCGGCATCCTGACCGAGATCATCGGCGGGCCGACGCCGGAAGCCATTCCGCTGATCCCCGAGACCCAGCTGGCCCGCAATGACGAGCCTATGCCGATCAGCCCCCGCATGTGGCGCCTGCAGGACAGCATCGACTACCAGTGGTCGATGAACCGGGCTGTCATCGACTACGCCTCGCGCAACCGCGAACGCCTGCTGATGGGCATTTATCAGATGGGCGCCAACAGCATTGAGCGCGGCAGCGAGGACAGTTGGACCATCACGCCCCAGAAAGTCGACGACCTGAAGGCGGCGGCCACCACCACCGATCGCGGCGCCATCAATGCGGGTTTGTTCGATACAGTGCTGAAGACGGCCGAGAACCGAGATCCGCGCGGCTTCATCATCAACCCTGAAGAACAGCGCGACCTGCCCACCACGGTGGCCTTCCTCAACGCCCTGATGAAGAGCGGCGTCGACGTCGAGGTCGCCAGCGCCCCCTTCACCGTTGGCGCAAAGCGTTATCCGCAGGGCGCCTATGTGGTGAAGACCGCCCAGGCCTTCCGCCCCCACGTGCTGGACATGTTCGAGCCGCAGGACCATCCGCACAACACCGAGTATCCAGGCGGCCCGCCCAAGCTGCCCTACGACGTGGCGGGTTACACCCTGGCCTATCAGATGGGGGTGACGTTCGATCGCGTGCTGGACGGCTTTGACGGCCCCTTCACCCGGGCGGGCGACCTGCTGGCCGCGCCGCCGGGCGCCGTCATCGGCTCGGGTCGTGCGGGCTTCGTCATCCCCCATGAGGTCAACAACAGCTTCATCCTGACCAACCGCCTGCTGAAGGCGGGGGCCAGCGTCGAATGGCTGGAGAACGGCGCCAAGGTCGGGCGCACCCAGTTGCAGCCGGGCGCCCTGTGGGTGCAGGCCTCGCACGAAAGCACTGCAGCCGTGCGAGCGGCGGTCGGCGAGCTGGGCTTCAACGCCTATGCCGTAGACCGCAAGCCGGCGGGCGGCTCCATCGCCTTGAAGCCCGTTCGCGTCGGGCTGGTGGATCGTTATGGCGGGGTCATGAGCGCGGGCTGGACCCGGTGGTTGCTGGAGCAATATGAGTTCCCGTTCGAGGTGGTCTATCCGCAGACCCTCAGCGCCGGAAACCTGAACGAGCGCTTCGACGTCCTGGTGTTCACCGACGGGACCACGCCGGCGCTCGATCACGCGGCCTATCGTCCCCAGCGCAACCAGCCTCTGCCGCAAGCCGAGGACATCCCTGAAGCCTATCGCGCCTGGCTGGGCGAAGTGACTGCTGACGGCGCCGTGCCACAGATCGCGGAGTTCGCTCGCAACGGCGGCTCGGTCATCACGATCGGCGGCGCCAATCGCCTAGCGCACCTTCTGGGCGCGCCCATCGCTCCGGCCCTGGTCAAGGAAGAGAATGGAACGCAGCGGCCCCTGGCCACGACCGAGTTCTTCCTGCCCGGTTCGATCCTGAGCGCAAAGGTGGACAACACCGACCCCCTGGCCTTCGGCATGCCGGCCCAGGCGGATGTCTTCTTCGCCAACGGCCAGACCTATCGCATCGCCGGCGAAGGCGCGAAGTCCGTGGCCTGGTTCGATACCGACGCGCCTTTGCGGAGCGGCTGGGCGCACCATCAGGAGTTGCTGAAAGACACCTCGGCCGTCGTCCAAGTGGATATCGGCAAGGGCAAGCTGTTCGTCTACGGCGTCGAAGTCTTGCAACGCGCCCAACCGGCGGGGACCTTCCGGCTATTCTTCAACGGCCTGCTCTACGGCCCGGCCGCTGCCGCCGACTAA
- a CDS encoding amino acid permease, with product MSADGVKPAGNRLFLKKSIAQIQKEAAKSELKRTLGPLNLMSLGIGAIIGAGIFVLTGQVASAHAGPAIMFSFVIAGIACGLAGLCYAELASTMPVSGSAYTYAYGTLGEIFAWIMGWLLVLEYGVAASTVAVGWSGYVVSILNDFGISASLFPTISYPGGEGPQWATPLIQYVASGADAGFPLTGTFNLVAAVGIAAVCGLLVLGVSESANINNAIVVIKIIVLLTFIAVGLQYINPANWDPFIPPQGDSWDQFGVGGIFRGASIIFFAYVGFEAVSTAAAEAKNPSKDVPIGILGALFVCTLIYMVVAAVMTGVVPYLELASPAPIAVAIDRMALTWADIPLAGAPSGKLNLIAFLIKIGAITGLSSVMLVLCYGQTRIFYTMARDGLLPKAFAVVHPKFRTPWIGTILLGIVIAIAASFLPISILGDLVSLGTATAFAIVCLSVIVLRIKHPDMERPFRVPGGMVTAVLGILACLTLASFNFVPMVQHALNDNPLPLTILGVYAVVGALIYGLYGFAHSKLAKGIDITEDVKLESAADAFGHGVDNKKDD from the coding sequence ATGTCTGCAGACGGCGTAAAGCCTGCCGGTAATCGGCTATTCCTTAAAAAATCCATCGCCCAAATTCAGAAGGAAGCCGCCAAAAGCGAGCTGAAGCGGACGCTTGGCCCGCTGAATCTGATGAGTCTGGGCATCGGCGCCATCATCGGCGCGGGCATCTTCGTGCTGACGGGTCAGGTGGCTTCGGCCCACGCCGGTCCGGCCATCATGTTCTCCTTCGTCATCGCCGGCATCGCCTGCGGCCTGGCGGGCCTGTGCTACGCCGAACTGGCGTCGACCATGCCGGTCTCGGGCTCGGCCTACACCTATGCCTACGGCACTCTGGGCGAAATCTTCGCCTGGATCATGGGCTGGCTGTTGGTGCTGGAATACGGCGTCGCGGCCTCGACCGTCGCCGTCGGCTGGTCCGGCTATGTGGTGTCGATCCTGAATGACTTCGGGATCAGCGCCAGTCTGTTTCCGACAATAAGTTACCCAGGCGGCGAAGGACCCCAGTGGGCCACCCCGCTGATCCAGTACGTCGCCTCGGGCGCTGACGCGGGCTTCCCGCTGACGGGCACCTTCAACCTGGTGGCGGCCGTCGGCATCGCCGCCGTCTGCGGCCTGCTGGTGCTGGGCGTGTCGGAATCGGCGAACATCAACAACGCCATCGTGGTCATCAAGATCATCGTCCTGCTGACCTTCATCGCTGTGGGCCTGCAGTACATCAACCCGGCCAACTGGGACCCCTTCATCCCGCCGCAGGGCGACAGCTGGGACCAATTCGGCGTGGGCGGCATCTTCCGCGGCGCCTCGATCATCTTCTTCGCCTATGTCGGTTTTGAAGCGGTTTCGACCGCCGCCGCCGAAGCCAAGAACCCGTCGAAGGACGTGCCGATCGGGATCCTGGGCGCCCTGTTCGTCTGCACTCTGATCTACATGGTCGTGGCCGCCGTCATGACCGGCGTCGTTCCCTACCTGGAGCTGGCTTCGCCGGCCCCGATCGCCGTCGCCATCGACCGCATGGCGCTCACCTGGGCCGACATTCCGCTGGCCGGCGCGCCGAGCGGCAAGCTCAACCTGATCGCCTTCCTGATCAAGATCGGCGCCATCACTGGCCTGTCCTCGGTCATGCTGGTGCTGTGCTACGGCCAGACGCGGATCTTCTACACGATGGCGCGCGACGGCCTGCTGCCCAAGGCGTTCGCCGTGGTGCACCCGAAGTTCCGCACCCCGTGGATCGGCACCATTCTGCTGGGCATCGTCATCGCCATCGCGGCGTCCTTCCTGCCCATCTCGATCCTGGGCGACCTGGTGTCGCTGGGCACGGCGACGGCCTTCGCCATCGTCTGCCTGTCGGTCATCGTCCTGCGCATCAAGCACCCAGACATGGAGCGTCCCTTCCGTGTTCCGGGCGGCATGGTCACGGCCGTGCTGGGCATCCTGGCCTGTCTGACGCTGGCGTCGTTCAACTTCGTGCCGATGGTCCAGCACGCCCTGAACGACAACCCGCTGCCGCTGACCATCCTAGGCGTCTACGCCGTGGTCGGGGCGCTTATCTACGGTCTGTACGGCTTCGCCCACTCGAAGCTGGCCAAGGGCATCGACATCACCGAGGACGTGAAGCTGGAATCGGCGGCTGACGCCTTCGGTCATGGCGTCGACAACAAGAAGGACGACTGA